Below is a genomic region from Deltaproteobacteria bacterium.
TGGCCAGCAGGGCCATCACCCGGGCCGGGGACCAGGGATTGAGACTTCGACACAGGGCCCGGAGCGCCAGCCGTTTTTTCAGGCTCCGAAAGGGCCGGCCATAGCCGGCGATCACTTCCGGAGTGATCAACCGATGATCATGATAGGCCAGACGCAGGGCCAGAGGAATAATCCAGGGACCGAGAAGCATGGCTCCGACCCAGCCAATTAGAGGCAGTTTTAAAGGATAGACAATCCATGGCAGTCGGTTGGTAATCACCGCTGGGGCTAACAGTATCAGGGCCGAAACTCGTTCCGGGCGGCGCTGGGCCAGCAACAGGGCTACACTGCCGCCTAAAGAATTGCCGGCCAGAGCGGCCTGTTTGATCTCCAGGGCATCCATAAAATCCAGGACATCTTGAACCAGGGCCTCTAAACTTAGGTTGTCTTCAGCCGATGCGGATGACTCCCCACAGCCTTTCAGGTCCAAGGCCGTGACTCGAAAAATGCGGGCTAAAGGCTCCAGATTATGACGCCAGGAGAAAACCGAGGCTCCCAAGCCATGCAGTAATATAAGGTCGGGCCCTTCCCCGGCCTGAAGATAGTGCCATCGGGCCCGGGAGTTGAGCTGCTGATGGACGTCTTTAGTGAGAGGGGTGGGCACCCAAAGATTCATGTAACAGAAAGTGGGCAAAGGAGCCAGTTTCCCCGGCCTGCTTGACCCGGAGATGATCGTTATCTAGGTCTTCTTTTAATTTTTTAAGTCTAATCAGCATCTTATAGAGCTTACGCTGGT
It encodes:
- a CDS encoding alpha/beta fold hydrolase, producing MPTPLTKDVHQQLNSRARWHYLQAGEGPDLILLHGLGASVFSWRHNLEPLARIFRVTALDLKGCGESSASAEDNLSLEALVQDVLDFMDALEIKQAALAGNSLGGSVALLLAQRRPERVSALILLAPAVITNRLPWIVYPLKLPLIGWVGAMLLGPWIIPLALRLAYHDHRLITPEVIAGYGRPFRSLKKRLALRALCRSLNPWSPARVMALLASVRQPIAVIWGEEDRILPPQQAYWLQDHLPQSKLYLLLGVGHAPQEENPLQVNKIIIDFLQQSS